A single Wolbachia endosymbiont (group A) of Bibio marci DNA region contains:
- the pth gene encoding aminoacyl-tRNA hydrolase, whose translation MHLIVGLGNPGSQYELTHHNIGFITVDTICKYWNFQSFSKKADYLITSGMINDNKIMLIKPYSFMNNSGIPVAKIRNFYKLSLDNIVVIHDDADLELGRIKIKKGGSSAGHNGLKSIDSFIGNDYWRLRFGVGRPEDQRSLADYVLSKFSNFDNVTPLVEKIAKNIHLMLQGDNTAFINLIV comes from the coding sequence GTGCATCTGATAGTTGGGCTTGGTAACCCTGGCAGTCAATATGAGCTAACTCATCATAATATTGGCTTCATCACCGTTGATACAATCTGCAAATATTGGAATTTCCAGTCGTTCTCTAAAAAAGCCGATTATCTAATAACCTCTGGCATGATTAATGATAATAAAATCATGTTAATAAAGCCTTATTCATTTATGAATAATTCTGGCATCCCTGTTGCAAAAATACGAAACTTTTACAAATTGTCGCTAGATAATATCGTTGTCATACACGATGACGCTGATTTGGAACTTGGAAGAATAAAAATAAAGAAAGGTGGTAGCTCTGCTGGACATAATGGACTTAAATCCATAGATAGTTTTATTGGCAACGATTATTGGCGCTTGAGATTTGGAGTGGGTAGACCTGAAGATCAAAGAAGCTTAGCAGATTATGTGTTATCAAAATTTTCAAATTTTGATAATGTTACTCCCTTAGTAGAGAAAATAGCGAAAAATATACACTTAATGCTGCAAGGAGATAATACAGCTTTTATCAATTTGATTGTATAA
- a CDS encoding IS5 family transposase, giving the protein MPQKMKVSNQNEYNKFLEKRGNIFRYIDEAIENWYENSPKMQGGNYIYSDKVVILVHIIVNLFRIGLRQTVGFIKGYLQQIGKNLAVISYSQASRRFKKLNIKINDCRVDKSNMENIEIIIDSTSISIYSNTPGHSKENSADRKYRSYEQVRKLHVMLSVNSKKAIAARYSNGVYSDHYGACDLLEEVNFQHKIKALYADRAYDRHKLYKLCKKYDIKTKVLPKKDAAEHSKIDYMSDRNAAIRLIKLYGQDGVKEWKKEAIYGKRSYIEGFFSRLKQVFGFSFRNKSEVNREKELLIKCYLLNKFTDIGMAKFEIIT; this is encoded by the coding sequence ATGCCACAGAAAATGAAAGTCAGCAACCAAAACGAATATAACAAATTCCTTGAAAAAAGGGGAAATATTTTTCGTTACATCGATGAAGCTATCGAAAATTGGTATGAAAATAGTCCAAAAATGCAGGGCGGCAACTATATTTACAGTGATAAAGTCGTAATTTTGGTGCATATAATTGTCAATCTTTTTAGAATTGGTTTAAGACAAACGGTGGGGTTTATAAAAGGATATCTGCAACAAATAGGAAAAAATTTGGCAGTTATCAGCTATTCACAAGCATCAAGAAGGTTTAAAAAACTTAATATTAAGATAAATGATTGCAGGGTTGATAAAAGCAACATGGAAAATATTGAAATTATCATAGATAGCACAAGTATCAGCATTTACAGTAACACTCCTGGCCACAGTAAGGAAAACAGTGCAGATAGAAAGTACCGAAGCTACGAGCAAGTAAGAAAGTTACATGTTATGTTAAGTGTGAATAGTAAAAAAGCTATAGCTGCAAGATACAGTAATGGCGTCTACTCTGACCACTATGGAGCTTGCGATTTGCTTGAAGAAGTTAATTTTCAGCACAAAATAAAAGCATTATATGCAGATAGGGCATACGATAGGCACAAACTTTATAAATTGTGTAAGAAATACGATATAAAGACAAAAGTTCTACCAAAAAAGGATGCAGCAGAACATTCAAAAATAGATTATATGTCTGACAGAAATGCTGCTATTAGGTTAATAAAATTATATGGACAAGATGGTGTAAAAGAGTGGAAAAAGGAAGCAATTTATGGAAAGAGATCTTACATAGAAGGATTTTTCTCAAGGTTGAAGCAAGTATTTGGATTTAGCTTTAGGAATAAATCTGAAGTAAATCGTGAAAAAGAATTACTAATTAAGTGCTATTTGCTCAACAAATTCACTGATATTGGTATGGCTAAATTTGAAATCATTACATAA
- a CDS encoding 5-(carboxyamino)imidazole ribonucleotide synthase translates to MNEPDALSKKVIGIIGGGQLGKMTAIAATKLGQKTHVFASAKDDPACSVADDFTIADFSDKKALESFAQSVDLVTIESENIPCSAIDIDVNFYPGKKALHIAQNRLREKDFIRSLSIKTAEYKSIQNYNELLKSSRAFGYPTRLKTTEMGYDGKGQYVLENDSEVKQFASFDWNTEYILEASVDLLKEVSIVVARDKNGKVAFFPIAENYHVDGILDTSTVPAKIDSKLTQEVQRAAKKIANALDVIGILAIEFFITKDNELLVNELAPRPHNSCHWSLDACNVSQFEQLVRIICGLPMQEVVLRFPCMTKNIIGNDIYDSHKYLSNEKASLTIYGKKEVRDKRKMGHVNIDLS, encoded by the coding sequence ATGAATGAACCAGATGCGCTGAGCAAAAAAGTAATAGGAATAATAGGTGGTGGACAATTAGGTAAAATGACTGCTATCGCTGCAACAAAACTTGGACAAAAAACACATGTCTTTGCCAGTGCTAAAGACGATCCGGCTTGCTCTGTTGCTGATGATTTCACAATAGCAGATTTCTCTGATAAGAAAGCGCTTGAATCTTTTGCACAGAGTGTGGATTTGGTCACTATTGAGTCTGAAAATATTCCATGTAGTGCAATTGATATCGATGTAAATTTTTATCCGGGTAAAAAAGCGTTACACATTGCGCAAAATAGGCTTAGAGAGAAAGATTTCATTAGAAGCTTGAGTATAAAAACTGCTGAATACAAAAGTATACAAAATTATAATGAGCTACTGAAAAGCAGTAGAGCTTTTGGCTATCCAACAAGGCTGAAAACAACAGAAATGGGTTATGATGGAAAAGGGCAATATGTGCTTGAGAATGATTCTGAAGTGAAGCAATTTGCTTCCTTTGATTGGAATACAGAGTACATTCTTGAAGCAAGTGTTGATTTACTGAAAGAGGTTTCAATAGTCGTTGCAAGAGATAAAAACGGTAAAGTAGCTTTTTTTCCTATAGCAGAAAATTACCACGTTGATGGAATACTTGATACTTCAACAGTGCCAGCTAAAATAGATAGTAAATTAACTCAAGAGGTACAACGAGCTGCAAAGAAAATAGCAAATGCGCTTGATGTAATAGGAATTCTGGCTATTGAATTTTTTATTACTAAGGATAACGAATTGTTAGTTAATGAACTAGCTCCAAGACCTCACAATTCTTGCCACTGGAGCTTGGATGCATGTAACGTTAGTCAGTTTGAACAGCTGGTTAGGATAATATGCGGGCTACCTATGCAGGAAGTAGTATTACGCTTTCCTTGTATGACAAAAAATATAATAGGTAATGATATATATGATTCTCATAAGTATTTGAGCAACGAAAAAGCTAGTTTAACCATATATGGGAAAAAAGAGGTTAGAGATAAGCGTAAAATGGGACATGTCAATATAGATTTAAGTTAA
- the apaG gene encoding Co2+/Mg2+ efflux protein ApaG, producing the protein MLEYTLTTNFVEVTVLPIYIEEQSIPYENCYVWMYNVKIKNKSQSTIQLLSRHWQIIDYKGKVNEIAGVGVIGEQPVIKSGEVFKYTSGAYLNAPSGIMQGKYEFLNEESIKIFEVMIPPFSLDSPYVNTRPH; encoded by the coding sequence ATTCTAGAATACACACTAACTACCAACTTTGTTGAAGTTACAGTTTTACCAATTTACATTGAAGAGCAATCCATTCCTTATGAAAATTGCTATGTATGGATGTATAACGTTAAGATAAAAAACAAAAGCCAATCAACTATTCAATTGTTAAGTCGTCATTGGCAAATAATAGATTATAAGGGAAAAGTAAATGAAATTGCCGGAGTTGGTGTTATCGGAGAACAACCTGTGATAAAATCTGGAGAGGTATTCAAATACACAAGTGGAGCATACTTAAATGCACCTTCAGGAATAATGCAGGGTAAGTATGAATTTCTGAATGAAGAAAGCATAAAAATTTTTGAGGTTATGATACCACCCTTTTCTTTGGATAGTCCATACGTCAACACTAGACCCCATTAA